The following are from one region of the Salicibibacter kimchii genome:
- a CDS encoding long-chain-fatty-acid--CoA ligase: MLASLTPLDWKRRAIKYYPEKIAVIDEEKQFTYKEFGERSDRLSVALDEAGVQKGDHVAVMIPNTHYMLESFYGICQLGAAMVPLNYRLSAEDLEYIMNHSDAKMLIVDEAFTEPIEEIREKLSLEKIIIVSVEGHSSSLDGIDYEEFIRTVPSDAAPPEVDIDENQLLTLNYTSGTTSKPKGVMLTHRANYMNAANFMYHLNVRHDDIYLHTLPMFHANGWGGVWAITAAGATHVCLRKVDPPHILDLFENKNISLLCGAPTVINMLVNDPKAKETEIATKPRMATAGAPPAAALIQKAQDVLGLDMIHVYGLTETSPFILYCEWKKEFEDKPADEQAAIKARQGIELAFNGETKVVRDDGEEVNWDGNELGEIVTRGNVVMKGYYKAPEKTDEAIRAGWYHTGDLAVTHPDGFIEIRDRAKDLIISGGENISSTEVEGLLFKHPDIMDVAVIAIPDEKWGEIPKAVVVRHSNAEITEETLIEFCRANLAHFKAPKVVEFVESLPKTATGKLQKFRLREEHWQGAKKVN, encoded by the coding sequence TTACCCCTTTAGATTGGAAACGGAGGGCAATCAAGTATTACCCGGAAAAAATCGCTGTCATTGATGAAGAAAAACAGTTTACTTACAAGGAATTCGGGGAGCGCTCCGATCGGCTTTCTGTCGCCTTGGATGAAGCGGGTGTCCAAAAGGGGGACCACGTCGCCGTCATGATTCCGAATACCCACTATATGCTCGAGAGCTTTTATGGCATTTGCCAGTTGGGAGCGGCAATGGTGCCTCTGAACTATCGCTTATCCGCGGAAGATCTGGAGTATATCATGAATCATAGCGATGCAAAAATGCTAATCGTTGATGAAGCTTTCACCGAGCCGATCGAGGAAATTAGGGAGAAGCTATCGTTGGAAAAAATCATTATCGTCTCCGTGGAAGGGCACTCAAGCTCTTTAGATGGAATCGATTATGAGGAATTTATCCGGACTGTTCCTTCAGATGCCGCGCCTCCTGAAGTGGACATCGATGAAAACCAGCTTCTCACCTTGAATTACACGAGTGGGACGACGTCCAAACCGAAAGGAGTCATGCTTACCCATCGTGCTAATTACATGAATGCCGCCAATTTTATGTATCATCTAAACGTTCGCCATGATGATATCTACTTGCACACGTTGCCGATGTTCCACGCCAACGGCTGGGGCGGTGTATGGGCGATAACAGCAGCGGGCGCTACCCATGTGTGTTTGCGAAAAGTTGATCCCCCGCACATTCTCGATTTGTTCGAAAATAAAAATATATCTCTGTTGTGCGGTGCTCCGACGGTCATCAATATGCTTGTCAATGATCCAAAAGCAAAAGAAACAGAAATCGCTACAAAGCCGAGGATGGCAACAGCAGGTGCACCTCCGGCTGCAGCTCTTATCCAGAAGGCTCAAGACGTTTTAGGATTGGATATGATACATGTTTATGGTTTAACGGAAACCTCTCCTTTCATCCTTTATTGTGAATGGAAAAAAGAATTCGAGGATAAACCGGCAGATGAACAAGCGGCTATAAAGGCTAGGCAGGGGATTGAACTGGCGTTTAACGGGGAGACAAAAGTAGTTCGGGATGACGGTGAAGAAGTAAATTGGGACGGAAATGAATTGGGGGAGATCGTCACCCGTGGCAACGTGGTTATGAAAGGATATTACAAGGCTCCGGAAAAGACGGATGAAGCGATTCGCGCTGGTTGGTACCATACCGGTGATTTAGCGGTTACTCATCCGGATGGATTTATTGAAATCCGTGACCGGGCAAAAGATTTAATTATTTCCGGCGGAGAAAATATTTCATCAACAGAAGTGGAAGGCTTACTGTTTAAACATCCGGATATCATGGACGTGGCAGTCATTGCGATCCCGGATGAAAAATGGGGGGAGATTCCGAAAGCCGTCGTCGTCCGACACTCGAATGCCGAAATCACCGAGGAAACGTTAATTGAGTTTTGCCGCGCAAACCTCGCCCATTTCAAAGCGCCGAAAGTCGTCGAGTTTGTGGAAAGCTTGCCGAAAACCGCAACCGGAAAACTACAAAAATTCCGCTTAAGAGAAGAGCATTGGCAAGGCGCGAAGAAGGTAAACTAG